DNA sequence from the Anaerobranca gottschalkii DSM 13577 genome:
TTCATTTAGCAACCAAATCAGGTAATCTACAGTTTTTGAAATATATCATTTCGAGGGGATTTGACGTATATGCTAAAAACAATTTAGGACAAAATATTCTGTTTTATGTTAGTAATTATGATGTTTTAAATTATCTATATACAAATTATGATTTAAATCTAGAGGTAGTAGATAATAGAGGATTTACACCTTTATTTAATATGCTTGTGATAGAAAATGAAACTAGTAGAAGGGAGATTGTAGATTTTTATTTAGAAAAAGGAATAGATGTTAACTATCAAAATAATTCAGGTATTAGTTATTTACACCAAGTAGTTTTTATGAGGGATTATTATTTGGTTAAAAGATTACTAGAAAAGGGAATTGAAGTAAATAAAAAAGACGATTTTGGAAGAACACCTTTACATATTGCTGTTGAAACCTTTGATGAAACAGTAACTTTAGATATTGTAAAAGCCCTTTTAGAAACTGGTGCAGATAAAAGTATTAGGGATATTGATGGTAACACTCCTTTAGATATAGCTATGAAATGGAACAATCGGGCTGTTATAGAGCTGTTAAGGTAAAGGAGGAAAATAATGGGGATAGTAAGTAGGAAAATTAAGAAGAAGTTTAAAAATAATGAAGTACTCAAAGGGTTATCCTTTTCTGTTAATCAGGGTAATATAGTTTTTCTTTTAGGTCCAAATGGCAGTGGTAAAACGACTTGGATTCGGATAGCTTTGGGGTTAGAAACTAAAGATAGTGGGGATATAACATTTGATGGTAAAAAGTTAGAAGAAGTTAGGGATAAAATTTCCGTGGTTTTTGATGAACCACCAATTTATCCCCATTTATCAGGTTATGATAACTTGAAAATTTTATCCGGTAAGACAAAAATTAATGATCATTTTACTTTTGATATTCTATCAGCTCTTAATTTAACAGAGGAACTTTTACAAAAAAAAGCTAAAGGATTTTCTTTAGGTCAAAGACATCGCCTAGCCGTTGCTTGTGCTTTAATTAGACAAGGTCAATATATTATTATGGATGAGCCTACCGTTGGTCTAGATTATCATGGATGGGAAGCAGTAAAAAAATTACTGATTAAAGAAAAAGAGAAGGGAAAAGCAATACTTGTAACTGGCCATAACTATGATTTAATAGAGGAAATAGTTGATAGGTTAGTAATCATAGCAAATGGAGTAGCAGTTTTTAATGATACTTTTGAAAATTTTAAAAAGCTAGGATTAACTAATGTTACTATTAAATCAAAGGAAGATAACGTTTTAAGGAAGTATAATTACATTAGAGTTAAGGGAGATACTTATCAAAAAAAATATGGCAACAAAAAAGAATTTGAAGAAGAATTATTGCTTTTACAAAAAGAAGGTGTGCTAATTGAAGATATTGAAGTTAAAGCTGAAAATTTAAAAGAAATATACAAAAGTTTTATAGAGGGGAATAATTAAAGATGTATTTACTTCAAATTATTAAATTAAAAAATTCCTTACCTTTTATCCTTTCAATTGCTTTATACTTTGTTATGTTATTTATCTTTTATATTATTTACATTTTAACAGGATATGATTTAGGAAATATCCTATTAAAAAATGGAGAAGAATTTTTTATTACCCATTATGCCGATATGGCAAAAGCCTTGCTATTCAGTCTTGAAAATGGGAATTATGCTATTTTTCAAGGATATGTAGCTTTAATAATTCCAATAGTTTTATCTATAAGTTTTTCTTTTCCCCTAAGCAAAGAATGGGAGCTTAAAACTATAAAAGTAGAAGAGATATATTTTGATAACAGGAAGTTATTTTTTACCAGAATGCTTATTTATTTCGTTTTACTGAATTTAATGGTTTTATTAACAGTTATCTTTAATATTTTCTTCACTTATATTACTTCGAGGTTTTTAGCATCTAACATAGAAAATTTTAAAAATTTGTTGGATGTTTATTCTATCAATGCTATTGATAATATTGTTATTTATATTAGAATTTATTTGTTGATTGTATTTGTCTCCCTATTATTATACATCCTTGGTTATCTTTTTACTTACTCATTTTCTACAAACATATATTTTGTGATTTTTTTAATATTAAATCTTGTTTTTATGAACTTATATATTTATTCGCCGATTTTTATGTATAAATATTTATTAGATAAAATTTTTTATACGGTTAATGAACAGGATTTATTAAGTTTTTTACTAAAAAATAATAATTTATACCAATTGGAGATTGATTATTTTGTCAATCCTTTAGTAATAAAATTCTTATTAACTATTATAGCTTTAGTTGTATTATTTGTTTTTTTAAAAAAGAGAAGTATTTATTAGTTGTAAAAGAAAGGGGTTATTGTTTTAGGGCAATAACCCTTGCTTTTTTGTCTAGAAATGTTAAAATTAATTTTATAAAATATATAGTCTGATATGGCAATATTTTTAAATTGACGGTATAGGGTATTAGTGATATTGTTGTAAGTGATGAGAGAGGAGATTTGGGGAAAATGCAAGAAACCATATTTACCATTTTATTTCCATTGACTGGGTTTATAGTAGGTGCTTATATTTCCTTGGATATTATTAAAATGCTAGTAGACTTGGTGTACCCAGAGCAGGAGGGGGAAAATGACTAAAATCGCTGAGATAGTTTATAATCTTACTGGAGTCAATGGTGTTCTCCTCTTTGCCTATGGTTTTTTAGCTAGTGTACTAGTTGTTTTTACCTTTACCCTTTTAGTAATCATATATAATCTTGCCTTAAGGAGCAATTAGCTCCTTTCAGACTGAAGACAAACTATAGACAAAGTCACCATCAGTTGTGGTAATTAAACAAAGATACGATTAAGTCGAGGAGATAGATTTAAGAGCTGATTAGATAAAAGGAAGGGATTGTCGGGAAATAG
Encoded proteins:
- a CDS encoding ABC transporter ATP-binding protein; this translates as MGIVSRKIKKKFKNNEVLKGLSFSVNQGNIVFLLGPNGSGKTTWIRIALGLETKDSGDITFDGKKLEEVRDKISVVFDEPPIYPHLSGYDNLKILSGKTKINDHFTFDILSALNLTEELLQKKAKGFSLGQRHRLAVACALIRQGQYIIMDEPTVGLDYHGWEAVKKLLIKEKEKGKAILVTGHNYDLIEEIVDRLVIIANGVAVFNDTFENFKKLGLTNVTIKSKEDNVLRKYNYIRVKGDTYQKKYGNKKEFEEELLLLQKEGVLIEDIEVKAENLKEIYKSFIEGNN